The DNA sequence GTGACCAGCGCTTCACCACCCGCGGATATCCCGAGTTGGTCAGGGACGACTCGCCGTCGGGCTGGTCGCCGAAGTCCGTGCCGACATAGACGGTGTCCTCGTCGATCCAGCTGATGTCGGATTTGTTCTCTGGGAGCTCGAAACCGCCGTGCTCGGCGGTGATCCAAGTGCGCGTCCGCAGATCGAACTCGCGGACGATCGACGCGTCGGCGCCCCCTCTGGACAGCAGGATCAGCGCCCGGCGATGGTCCGGCCGTAGGACGAGAGCGCCCTTCCACACCCAGTTCTCGCCCTCGTCGGCGGCGACCGTGTCGAGGTCGATGAGCACGTCCCACTCGGGTGAGTCGGTGCGGTATTCCTCGAGGGTCGTCCGGCGCCACAGCCCCCTCGGATTCGTCGCATCGCGCCAGAAGTTGTAGAGGTGCTCGCCACGGCGGCGTACGTAGGCGATGCGGTCGTCGGTGTCGAGCACCTCCAGCGCGGCGGCCTCCAGGTCGGCGAACCGACTGCTGGTGGTGAGGGCCTCGATCGTGGGCTGATTGTGCTCTCGCACCCACGTCAGAGCTTTCTCGCCGGTTACGTCTTCGAGCCATAGATAGGGATCGGTGTCGCTCACCGGACCCAGTCTGCCGCACATGCGGTCCGTGCCCCGCAACTGATCTGTCGATTCAGCCCCATCTCGATCGTCATCGCCCGGCTCAAATGACGATCAGGCCGGTGCCACGACGTCGCCGTGCGCAACCCGTTCACCGGTGCGGATGGGGCACCGGGTGTGGGAGTAGATGGTCGGCATACACAGATTGCAGTGGATGCACTGCGACACCGTCGACGGATCGGCTTCGATGCGCAGTGGCAGATCGGGTTCGCGGAGCAGCGCGCGCCCCATCGCCACGAACTCGAAGCCTTCCGCCATGGCCGTGTCCATCGAAGCGCGGTCGGTGATTCCGCCGAGCAGGATCAGCGGCATGGAGACGGCCTCACGCAGTTGTCGGGAGAGCGGCAGGAGATAACCGGGGTGGTAGTCGTACTCCTTGAGGAAGAAGGGGCCGACGGCCTTGAGCCCCCACCGCATCACGCCTTTGAACGAGGCAGCGAACTCCTTGCGGGGAGCATCGCCGTGGAACAGATACATCGGATTGAGAAGTGAACTGCCCGCGGTCGGTTCGAGGGCGTCGAGGTGCCCGTCGGATTCGAGGAGTCGGCCCACCTGGCAGGCCTCATCGACCTGCAGACTCCCGGGGAAGCCGTCGTACATGCTGAGCTTCGCCCACACCGCGGCCTCATCGCCGACCTCATCGCGTACCGCCTCGGCGATCTCGCGGCAGAACCTGGCGCGGTTCACCAGGGATCCGCCGTACTCGTCGTGGCGGCG is a window from the Williamsia sp. DF01-3 genome containing:
- a CDS encoding NADH:flavin oxidoreductase, with product MQPTPFEPASLGPLRLKNRLIKCATFEGATPEALVTPELIEFHREVAAGGVAMTTVAYCAVSPEGRTDRHQIWMRPEAIPGLQKLTDAIHAEGALAAAQLGHAGPVANPISNQAKALAPSRIPAPMGMTLCRKVTTDDIASMLVKFRRAARIAVDSGFDGLEIHFGHNYLASSFLSPLLNRRHDEYGGSLVNRARFCREIAEAVRDEVGDEAAVWAKLSMYDGFPGSLQVDEACQVGRLLESDGHLDALEPTAGSSLLNPMYLFHGDAPRKEFAASFKGVMRWGLKAVGPFFLKEYDYHPGYLLPLSRQLREAVSMPLILLGGITDRASMDTAMAEGFEFVAMGRALLREPDLPLRIEADPSTVSQCIHCNLCMPTIYSHTRCPIRTGERVAHGDVVAPA